Proteins encoded by one window of Aspergillus puulaauensis MK2 DNA, chromosome 4, nearly complete sequence:
- a CDS encoding uncharacterized protein (COG:S;~EggNog:ENOG410PJX8;~InterPro:IPR036864,IPR007219,IPR001138;~PFAM:PF00172,PF04082;~antiSMASH:Cluster_4.4;~go_function: GO:0000981 - DNA-binding transcription factor activity, RNA polymerase II-specific [Evidence IEA];~go_function: GO:0003677 - DNA binding [Evidence IEA];~go_function: GO:0008270 - zinc ion binding [Evidence IEA];~go_process: GO:0006351 - transcription, DNA-templated [Evidence IEA];~go_process: GO:0006355 - regulation of transcription, DNA-templated [Evidence IEA]) — MSGQQRQQRQQPGIACEECRRRRIRCDRTRPQCTACATSGVECIVRDSCPPRGPKKGYLKSLQKKIEELESQLLEKQGSSPAPTCQTVDNDSSTDIHENRTATPETTDILQWPAAPVEFPFPAVEPWECFDGSYSSSLLQLPVDSVPVESVPELIQIPMESGFLISPMMHNDLDQLYFDRAYAFAPIIHTHRYRSWSKQPNKSKQRTCLQFAMWTLASSLSSQFHVQGCKLYVQTRQLLHELEAEEPWHHISLEQTQAWALLSIYELSCQDFDRGMMSAGRALRLIQMMRLYELDMPRTPQTMQLDQYQRQLTPSQEDWVDIETKRRTFWLAYLIDRFTSMVDGLHMFFDERLIRTRLPAPEANFASNRPTDMSFLADVVPDVSVEWQHNTLSPFTECVIGATLCGRVLQHKQNAPSRPCEEFCSRHRTLNALLAQRIRMLRIYASLEYPDPIIAFVALAAQIDVLMLYELIESKPLGTGVEGTQLVQALHAEHQQQARDAVTDISLLVAVLGQHFQMHPLAPILLLLGARFSQSHPELNDAYIKLMPSILTMLQASTGLNKLAQSFLQLLNPQGDTWCGFT; from the exons ATGTCGGGCCAACAGCGacaacagcgacaacagCCGGGAATCGCA TGCGAAGAatgccgacgacgaagaatcCGCTGCGATAGGACACGACCTCAATGCACAGCATGTGCTACATCCGGCGTGGAATGCATAGTGCGAGACAGCTGCCCGCCTCGAGGGCCCAAGAAAGGATATCTCAAGTCGCTGCAGAAAAAGATAGAGGAGCTTGAGAGCCAGCTGCTAGAAAAACAAGGGTCATCTCCAGCACCAACCTGCCAGACCGTGGACAACGACAGCAGCACAGACATCCATGAAAACCGGACCGCCACGCCCGAAACAACAGATATCCTGCAGTGGCCGGCGGCACCGGTAGAATTCCCATTTCCCGCGGTGGAACCGTGGGAATGTTTCGACGGTTCGTACTCGAGCTCGCTCCTTCAATTGCCAGTGGACAGTGTGCCAGTGGAAAGTGTGCCGGAGTTGATCCAGATTCCAATGGAGTCCGGCTTCTTGATCTCTCCCATGATGCACAATGACCT AGACCAGCTGTATTTCGACCGGGCGTATGCGTTTGCGCCAATCATCCATACCCACCGCTACCGGTCATGGTCTAAACAACCCAACAAGAGCAAACAGAGGACATGCCTGCAGTTCGCGATGTGGACGTTGGCCTCCTCACTCTCCAGCCAGTTCCACGTTCAAGGCTGCAAGCTATACGTGCAAACGAGGCAGCTTCTGCACGAGCTCGAAGCAGAGGAGCCCTGGCACCATATCTCTCTAGAACAAACCCAGGCGTGGGCGTTGCTTTCGATCTACGAGTTAAGCTGCCAGGACTTTGACCGAGGCATGATGTCTGCCGGTAGAGCTCTTCGCTTGATTCAGATGATGAGACTGTACGAGCTCGACATGCCTCGAACACCTCAGACCATGCAGCTAGACCAGTATCAAAGACAACTCACTCCGAGCCAGGAGGACTGGGTTGATATCGAAACGAAGCGACGGACCTTTTGGCTTGCGTATCTAATTGACCGTTTCACGAGTATGGTGGATGGGCTGCACATGTTCTTTGACGAGCGGCTG ATACGAACACGCCTACCGGCCCCTGAGGCAAACTTTGCAAGCAATCGCCCGACGGACATGAGTTTCCTCGCGGATGTTGTCCCAGACGTCAGCGTCGAGTGGCAACACAACACCTTATCGCCCTTTACAGAGTGCGTCATCGGGGCCACCCTGTGCGGACGAGTCCTCCAGCATAAGCAAAACGCGCCGTCCCGACCATGCGAAGAGTTCTGCAGCCGACACCGGACTCTGAATGCACTTCTGGCGCAGCGGATTCGGATGCTGCGAATCTACGCATCCCTGGAGTACCCGGACCCCATCATCGCGTTTGTTGCGCTGGCGGCTCAGATCGATGTGCTGATGCTGTATGAACTGATTGAATCCAAGCCATTGGGGACCGGCGTCGAAGGAACGCAGCTTGTTCAAGCGCTTCATGCTgaacaccaacaacaggcCCGAGATGCCGTGACGGATATCTCTCTGTTGGTGGCCGTGCTGGGCCAACACTTCCAG ATGCACCCTTTGGCCCcgattctgcttctcctgggCGCCCGGTTCTCGCAATCTCATCCCGAGCTAAATGACGCCTATATCAAGCTTATGCCCAGCATCTTGACTATGTTGCAAGCCTCGACGGgcctcaacaagcttgcACAGAGCTTTCTTCAGCTTTTGAACCCCCAAGGCGATACGTGGTGTGGGTTTACTTaa
- a CDS encoding aromatic alcohol reductase (COG:U;~EggNog:ENOG410PUAF;~InterPro:IPR036291,IPR008030;~PFAM:PF13460,PF05368,PF03435;~antiSMASH:Cluster_4.4), with the protein MSYAKDQPAGFINAIERVAIVGAGGTVGSVLAAALQKTGKHTVTALSRKDSTNKVPEGVIVAPVDYNDEASIVNALKGQQFFIITVAPTAPRDTHSKLVQAAAKAGVPYIMPNGYAGDIEHVKFGQDVMLGPVAQANRDEIEKLGMKWITVCCGFWYDYSLAGGSARFGFDFDKKELTIYDDGNTKTSVSTLAQVGRAVATVLSLKVLPDDEDDKSLTLESWLNKPVYLKSFVVSQNEMFESVKRVTGTTDADWTITQEDAHKRYADGLGLVKTGNMAGFAKLLYARAFFPEDAGNHSDKVQNELLGLPEEKLDEATQVGIDMVKALQSRAERMAS; encoded by the exons ATGTCCTACGCTAAAGATCAACCCGCCggcttcatcaacgccaTTGAGCGAGTCGCCATTGTCGGT GCCGGAGGTACTGTTGGCTCTGTTCTCGCAGCGGCCCTTCAAAAAACCGGAAAACATACCGTCACTGCGCTCTCGCGCAAAGACAGCACCAACAAAGTCCCCGAGGGCGTCATTGTCGCCCCCGTCGACTACAACGACGAGGcctccatcgtcaacgccctCAAGGGCCAACAGTTCTTTATTATTACCGTCGCCCCCACTGCGCCCCGCGACACACACAGCAAGCTCGTCCAGGCGGCCGCCAAGGCAGGAGTCCCCTACATCATGCCCAACGGCTACGCCGGCGACATCGAGCATGTCAAATTCGGGCAGGACGTCATGCTCGGTCCCGTGGCGCAAGCCAACCGcgacgagatcgagaagctAGGCATGAAGTGGATCACAGTGTGCTGTGGGTTCTGGTACGACTACAGCCTAGCGGGCGGGTCGGCGCGGTTCGGGTTCGACTTTGACAAGAAGGAACTGACGATCTATGATGATGGAAACACCAAGACTTCCGTCTCCACTCTGGCTCAGGTGGGGCGTGCTGTTGCGACTGTCCTCAGCCTGAAGGTGCTTccggatgatgaggacgataaGAGCCTGACTCTTGAGAGCTGGCTTAACAAGCCTGTCTATCTCAAGAGCTTTGTCGTTAGCCAGAACGAGATGTTTGAGAGCGTCAAGCGCGTTACTGGTACGACGGACGCCGACTGGACGATTACCCAGGAGGATGCGCACAAGCGGTACGCAGATGGTCTGGGGCTGGTCAAGACTGGCAACATGGCTGGGTTTGCGAAGCTGCTCTACGCGCGGGCGTTCTTCCCAGAGGATGCCGGTAACCACTCTGACAAGGTGCAGAACGAGCTGTTGGGCTTgccggaggagaagttggatgAGGCTACCCAGGTCGGGATCGATATGGTCAAGGCGCTGCAGAGCCGTGCGGAGCGCATGGCTTCATAG
- the AMF1 gene encoding MFS transporter (COG:U;~EggNog:ENOG410QE3B;~InterPro:IPR020846,IPR011701,IPR036259;~PFAM:PF07690;~SMCOG1005:Drug resistance transporter, EmrB/QacA;~TransMembrane:14 (i48-70o90-106i118-137o143-166i178-197o209-229i249-268o280-298i310-336o356-374i381-400o406-431i443-464o484-504i);~antiSMASH:Cluster_4.4;~go_function: GO:0022857 - transmembrane transporter activity [Evidence IEA];~go_process: GO:0055085 - transmembrane transport [Evidence IEA]) → MSSEQPSQALHSEPEECEIYEDCEDRLDRQYSQDDSKVQRPKSLPSEVLFVAVICSSQLLTQAGLALSIVPQHIIGRSFDIDNQPGKLSWFSSGYSLTVGTFILIAGRFGDVFGHKQFFVGGYVWFALWSCLAGVAVYSGPSFFIVCRTLQGIGPAFLLPNAIAIVSRSYDPGLRQNMIFCLFGATAPGGFLLGAVFSSLLSQRLWWPWSYWVLCFACLLLAVLGFFAIPATPAPRTPESESSSVWKRLDPVGSVTGVAALVLFNFAWNQGPVVGWTTPYTYFTMIIGILVFIIFVLIEKSASHPLIPFGVLRIDSLFTLACISAGWSSFGIFVFYTLNLLEVLREQTPLLTSAQMTPIAISGLFAAGATGLLLHNFRASTVMLISMTFFLAGGVIFATMPVDQIYWAQTFVGIIVLPWGMDSSFPAATIILSRAMPRQHQGLAASLVTTFVNYSISIGLGFAGTVESQVNGQGTNVLHGYRGAFYMGVGLAGLGVVVALLFCFAERFHIRIERVRQEKTDSQETLV, encoded by the coding sequence ATGTCCTCTGAACAACCATCACAAGCGCTACACAGCGAACCTGAAGAATGTGAAATCTATGAAGACTGTGAAGACCGTCTAGACCGCCAGTATAGTCAAGATGATTCCAAAGTCCAACGTCCCAAGTCCCTCCCCAGCGAGGTCCTCTTTGTCGCCGTCATCTGCTCTTCGCAGCTTCTCACTCAAGCCGGTCTTGCGCTCAGTATTGTCCCTCAACACATCATCGGACGCTCCTTTGACATCGACAATCAGCCTGGCAAGCTGAGCTGGTTCTCCTCTGGATACTCTCTCACTGTCGGCaccttcatcctcatcgcagGCCGCTTCGGCGATGTCTTTGGGCACAAGCAGTTCTTCGTAGGCGGCTATGTCTGGTTTGCCTTGTGGTCTTGTCTCGCCGGTGTTGCTGTGTATAGCGgccccagcttcttcatcgtTTGCCGTACCTTGCAGGGAATCGGCCCGGCTTTCCTGCTCCCCAACGCCATCGCTATCGTCAGTCGCAGCTACGACCCGGGCCTTCGTCAAAACATGATCTTCTGCCTGTTCGGGGCCACTGCTCCTGGCGGCTTTTTGCTCGGTGCTGTCTTCTCCAGCCTGCTTTCTCAGAGACTCTGGTGGCCTTGGTCGTATTGGGTCCTGTGCTTTGCGTGCCTCTTGCTGGCtgtcttgggcttcttcgcgattcccgcaaccccagccccGAGAACCCCAGAGTCTGAAAGCTCCAGTGTCTGGAAGCGCCTCGATCCCGTGGGCTCCGTCACCGGTGTAGCCGCCCTCGTCCTGTTCAACTTTGCCTGGAACCAAGGCCCCGTGGTCGGCTGGACAACACCATATACCTACTTCACCATGATCATCGGCATCCTCGTCTttatcatcttcgtcctGATCGAGAAGAGCGCAAGCCACCCGCTGATTCCATTCGGCGTCCTACGCATCGATTCCCTCTTCACCCTGGCCTGCATCAGCGCCGGCTGGTCCAGCTTTGGCATTTTCGTCTTCTACACGCTGAACCTCCTCGAGGTCCTCAGGGAGCAAACGCCCCTTCTCACATCTGCACAAATGACCCCCATTGCCATAAGCGGGCTATTTGCTGCAGGCGCCACGGGCCTCCTTCTACACAACTTCCGCGCATCGACAGTCATGCTGATCTCCatgaccttcttcctcgccgggGGTGTCATCTTCGCGACGATGCCCGTGGACCAGATCTACTGGGCGCAGACGTTCGTGGGGATCATTGTCCTTCCTTGGGGCATGGACTCGTCGTTTCCCGCTGCCACAATTATCCTGAGTCGAGCCATGCCGCGCCAGCATCAGGGTCTGGCGGCGTCGCTGGTGACTACGTTTGTCAACTATTCCATCTCCATTGGGCTTGGTTTTGCCGGTACTGTCGAGAGCCAGGTCAATGGGCAAGGGACGAATGTCTTGCACGGCTACCGAGGTGCGTTTTACATGGGTGTTGGGCTCGCCGGGTTAGGTGTAGTTGTTGCCCTGCTTTTCTGTTTTGCGGAACGGTTTCATATCAGGATAGAAAGGGTGCGGCAAGAAAAGACCGATTCGCAGGAAACGCTTGTTTAG
- a CDS encoding putative C6 transcription factor (COG:S;~EggNog:ENOG410PVG5;~InterPro:IPR040331,IPR036864,IPR001138;~PFAM:PF00172;~TransMembrane:2 (i185-205o225-244i);~antiSMASH:Cluster_4.4;~go_function: GO:0000981 - DNA-binding transcription factor activity, RNA polymerase II-specific [Evidence IEA];~go_function: GO:0003700 - DNA-binding transcription factor activity [Evidence IEA];~go_function: GO:0008270 - zinc ion binding [Evidence IEA];~go_process: GO:0006355 - regulation of transcription, DNA-templated [Evidence IEA]) has protein sequence MSTNKRKRARKACNPCHQRKRKCDGEYPCGTCSTYQYQCRYDDDITGNADPPVAKRAVLEGRNTQIQPPVENEGSPSTGKSPGIFEEHKSRYTGASAAMAFPHILGLALGSDNPPKINSAAYNFGIRPEEASNTYGLLGGLISEDDLAFYSDVYFSTMGSIGDVIDPRIYAQRCREYYHGPGSPPVAFGAIAAGIAAVGSFLSSARYSRESELLQYAKAILDDPASMRILSVDHIIAWGMRLFYLRATTRPSSAWVASCTLMHLCEVVGLHEEENIQRMASVAGAATHGHDADRLRRIFWILWAGHQMLSYECDRSAVTFTAVTTQAIIAIPGSVADQFVQIIQMIPSPNSPFQLDSQPLSPSGELSERLTALGKLHFTHPFLVATKADLVFCFYRRLYQSKAGITDKTLQIVIDSGRDGLEAAEQLASQGRLLWNVIGSVFQYTCILLAIDTPASSAHIPVAFKRLENLVRVTDTALTRQALSIARHLLGLNIAKKRKELLQLEAVEAGYEAFQTPPEPEPNAAVPDLVGWGVDWDQFLVEPYLSLFPELQM, from the coding sequence ATGTCCACAAACAAGCGCAAGCGTGCTCGAAAAGCCTGCAATCCGTGCCACCAACGCAAGCGAAAGTGCGATGGCGAGTATCCGTGTGGAACGTGCTCCACCTACCAGTATCAATGCAGgtacgacgacgacatcaCCGGGAATGCGGATCCCCCAGTGGCCAAGCGCGCTGTTCTCGAGGGACGTAACACGCAGATCCAACCCCCCGTGGAAAATGAAGGCAGCCCGTCCACTGGCAAGAGCCCCGGCATCTTCGAGGAGCACAAGTCCAGGTACACCGGCGCATCGGCAGCCATGGCCTTTCCGCATATATTAGGCCTGGCTCTCGGGTCTGACAATCCCCCCAAGATCAATTCAGCTGCGTACAACTTTGGCATCCGCCCGGAAGAGGCTTCCAACACGTATGGTTTGCTGGGCGGCCTGATCTCCGAGGACGACCTCGCCTTCTACTCGGATGTGTACTTCTCTACAATGGGCTCCATTGGAGATGTCATTGACCCCAGGATCTATGCTCAGCGGTGTCGCGAGTATTATCATGGGCCCGGCAGTCCGCCGGTCGCCTTTGGTGCTATAGCCGCTGGCATTGCTGCAGTCGGatccttcctctcttcaGCCAGGTACTCCCGCGAGTCGGAGCTACTGCAGTACGCGAAAGCCATTCTCGATGATCCGGCCTCGATGCGGATACTGAGTGTCGATCATATCATCGCGTGGGGTATGCGGCTATTCTATCTGCGAGCCACAACCCGGCCTAGTAGTGCCTGGGTCGCCTCGTGCACGCTCATGCACCTCTGCGAAGTCGTCGGGCTGCATGAGGAAGAAAACATCCAACGGATGGCGTCCGTCGCTGGTGCCGCTACTCATGGCCATGATGCAGACCGGCTGAGGCGCATCTTCTGGATCCTGTGGGCCGGACACCAGATGCTGTCCTACGAGTGCGATCGGTCGGCAGTGACATTTACAGCCGTGACTACGCAGGCGATCATTGCAATCCCAGGATCTGTTGCCGACCAGTTTGTGCAAATTATCCAGATGATCCCATCGCCGAACTCTCCGTTCCAACTTGACTCTCAGCCTCTATCTCCAAGCGGGGAGCTCTCCGAGCGTCTTACAGCATTGGGAAAACTACATTTCACGCATCCGTTTTTGGTCGCCACCAAGGCAGACCTCGTATTCTGTTTCTATCGACGTCTCTACCAGTCCAAGGCAGGAATCACGGATAAAACCCTCCAGATTGTCATCGATAGCGGTAGGGATGGACTAGAGGCAGCTGAGCAGCTCGCCAGCCAAGGCCGTCTACTATGGAATGTTATCGGCAGTGTCTTTCAATATACTTGTATCTTGTTGGCCATCGACACTCCAGCCTCGTCCGCTCACATCCCTGTTGCTTTTAAGAGGCTGGAGAATCTTGTCAGAGTAACGGATACAGCACTCACCCGCCAGGCACTATCCATAGCACGGCATCTTCTCGGTCTGAATATAGCGAAGAAGCGAAAGGAACTTTTGCAGCTGGAAGCTGTCGAGGCAGGATACGAAGCCTTCCAAACACCACCAGAACCCGAGCCCAACGCCGCTGTGCCAGATCTTGTTGGCTGGGGGGTAGACTGGGACCAGTTTCTCGTGGAGCCATATCTGTCGCTGTTTCCCGAGCTTCAGATGTaa
- a CDS encoding uncharacterized protein (COG:S;~EggNog:ENOG410PM6Q;~InterPro:IPR036188;~PFAM:PF13450;~SECRETED:SignalP(1-18);~antiSMASH:Cluster_4.4), translating to MLTTLFFVAGALAACVQPQKFDPSAYAAEDVVERDFAIIGGGAAGTYAAISLADQNKTFTVVEVTDRLGGNTRTFRDEATGASIDIGVQLHENIPVVRDFFKRLNSPLAPFKPTDFGKPKYYDFTNKVALTNHTRPTIESDYVAVLDKYPFLDDLNNLPDNVPEELLLTWPEFAEKQNLSSGSAEAGLLWPATPGNPLDITALAIFNDGNHIEVAENTGKAVRSATHYNSQIYDNALAELKEHVLLKSSIIAAQRGSSRKDGVRLVAKTPSGRKLIKAKQLIIAMPPVLDNAKYFGLDQQEQSILSKLSGKHFYAGVVNNTGLEAGVAYTNAGQNTPYHVASLPGVVEIAGAASPGYFFYWYNSVDPQTQEEIEEATRSTIKWLQSESGTEAMEPAFQDFVDYSPFHLSPPTSDIADGWYGKMKGLQGHRNTWYISSLFVVGSTQIWNNTRNMLPEIIDAARS from the coding sequence ATGTTGACTACccttttcttcgtcgccggGGCCCTGGCTGCCTGTGTCCAACCCCAGAAATTCGACCCGTCGGCATATGCTGCAGAGGACGTCGTCGAGCGGGACTTTGCTATCATCGGcggaggagcagcaggcacCTATGCAGCAATCAGTCTCGCCGATCAGAACAAGACCTTCACCGTGGTTGAAGTGACGGACCGACTTGGTGGAAACACCCGGACTTTCCGCGACGAGGCCACGGGGGCCAGCATCGACATTGGCGTGCAGCTCCACGAAAACATCCCCGTCGTCCGTGACTTTTTCAAGCGATTGAACTCGCCTCTGGCGCCTTTTAAGCCCACGGATTTCGGAAAACCCAAGTACTACGACTTTACCAACAAAGTGGCTCTTACCAATCACACTCGGCCGACTATCGAGAGCGACTATGTGGCCGTGCTCGACAAGTATCCTTTCCTCGACGATCTCAATAACCTGCCGGACAATGTGCCTGAAGAGCTGCTTCTGACCTGGCCGGAGTTTgccgagaagcagaatcTCTCCTCTGGATCGGCTGAGGCAGGTCTGTTATGGCCAGCGACCCCTGGCAATCCCCTGGACATCACCGCGCTGGCCATCTTCAATGACGGCAATCACATTGAGGTGGCGGAGAACACCGGGAAAGCGGTTCGCAGTGCCACTCACTACAACTCCCAGATTTACGACAACGCTCTGGCCGAGTTGAAGGAGCATGTCCTGCTGAAATCCTCCATCATTGCAGCCCAGCGTGGATCCTCCCGCAAGGACGGCGTACGACTGGTGGCCAAAACTCCCTCTGGCAGGAagctcatcaaagccaaGCAGCTCATCATTGCTATGCCGCCGGTCCTGGACAACGCCAAGTACTTTGGGCTCGACCAGCAGGAACAGTCCATCCTGAGCAAGCTCTCTGGCAAGCACTTCTACGCGGGCGTTGTGAACAATACCGGGCTCGAGGCGGGAGTTGCTTACACCAACGCCGGCCAAAACACACCGTACCACGTCGCCAGCCTTCCTGGAGTGGTAGAGATCGCTGGTGCAGCTTCTCCTGGGTATTTTTTCTATTGGTACAACTCGGTCGACCCTCAGACACAGGAGGAAATTGAGGAGGCCACTCGAAGCACCATCAAGTGGCTGCAGAGTGAGAGCGGTACCGAGGCCATGGAGCCAGCGTTTCAAGACTTTGTGGATTACTCGCCGTTCCATTTGAGTCCCCCGACTAGCGACATTGCGGACGGCTGGTATGGCAAGATGAAGGGCCTCCAGGGCCACAGGAACACTTGGTATATCAGCTCGctgtttgttgttggctCGACTCAGATCTGGAACAACACTCGCAACATGCTTCCGGAAATCATTGATGCTGCTCGGTCTTGA
- the HIS1 gene encoding ATP phosphoribosyltransferase (BUSCO:EOG09263LP3;~COG:E;~EggNog:ENOG410PI50;~InterPro:IPR001348,IPR013115,IPR013820,IPR015867, IPR020621,IPR018198,IPR011322;~PFAM:PF01634,PF08029;~antiSMASH:Cluster_4.4;~go_component: GO:0005737 - cytoplasm [Evidence IEA];~go_function: GO:0000287 - magnesium ion binding [Evidence IEA];~go_function: GO:0003879 - ATP phosphoribosyltransferase activity [Evidence IEA];~go_process: GO:0000105 - histidine biosynthetic process [Evidence IEA]), which translates to MDLVNHLEGRLLFAVPKKGRLQQATLDLLSGCDIQFRRENRLDLALVKNLPIALIFLPAADIPTFIGEGRVDLGITGRDQVAEHDAQLGLPEGEPSSVQEILDLGFGGCKLQVQVPEKGNAQTTKDLIGKNVVTSFTALSQQFFAGLEKEHGTAEKKTNIKYVGGSVEAACALGVADGIVDLVESGETMRAAGLKAIDTVVESTAILVKNRTTTNPLVDLITSRIRGVITAQKFVLCQYNIPRASLSTASSITPGKRAPTVTALEEDGWVAVSSMVEKKKIATVMDELTKVGATDILVLGIANSRTD; encoded by the exons ATGGACCTCGTCAACCA CCTAGAAGGAAGACTTCTCTTCGCAGTCCCCAAGA AGGGCCGTCTTCAACAAGCAACTCTTGACCTCCTCTCCGGTTGCGATATCCAATTCCGCCGCGAAAACCGTCTCGACCTCGCTCTGGTCAAGAACCTGCCTATCGCActtatcttcctccccgcCGCAGACATTCCCACCTTCATTGGCGAGGGCCGCGTCGATCTCGGTATCACAGGGCGCGACCAGGTTGCTGAGCATGATGCGCAGCTCGGCCTCCCTGAAGGCGAGCCATCAAGCGTGCAAGAGATTCTGGATCTAGGGTTTGGCGGGTGCAAGCTCCAGGTCCAGGTTCCGGAGAAGGGAAATGCCCAGACTACTAAGGATCTGATTGGCAAGAATGTGGTGACGAGCTTTACAGCCCTGAGCCAGCAGTTCTTTGCTGGGCTTGAGAAGGAACACGGGactgcggagaagaagacgaaCATTAAGTACGTTGGTGGAAGTGTAGAGGCTGCATGTGCTCTCGGAGTTGCTGATGGGATTGTCGACCTTGTTG AATCCGGAGAGACAATGCGCGCCGCCGGGTTAAAGGCCATCGACACCGTCGTCGAGAGTACtgccatcctcgtcaagaacCGAACCACTACAAACCCGCTCGTTGACTTGATCACCTCCCGTATCCGCGGTGTTATCA CCGCCCAAAAATTCGTCCTTTGCCAATACAACATCCCCCGCGCCAGCCTCTCAACCGCAAGCAGCATCACACCGGGCAAGCGCGCACCCACGGTTACAGCtctcgaagaagatggctggGTGGCCGTGAGCTCGAtggtcgagaagaagaagatcgcgACGGTGATGGACGAGTTGACTAAAGTTGGAGCTACGGATATCTTGGTGCTGGGAATTGCCAACTCGCGGACGGattaa
- a CDS encoding alpha/beta hydrolase (COG:I;~EggNog:ENOG410PRI8;~InterPro:IPR003140,IPR029058;~PFAM:PF02230;~antiSMASH:Cluster_4.4;~go_function: GO:0016787 - hydrolase activity [Evidence IEA]) — translation MEFPVPHIHAHQGTHTHTAILLHGRGSDGPEFAEDFFSSMTSKNKNLADCLLNWRWVFPSSRDRWTTAFQEEMPAWFDAYSLSNIDERQDLQVEGLRESVAHILAILESEIRLLDGKTSRVYLGGISQGMATALWTVFCARDTIKQPLGGVLGFCGWLPFANKAENLIHQSEATNTQRALPQMQRLVSDLFLTTIGISEATQAVSAGDSVSPVFSTPVLLGHGTDDAWVPVELGQQSFRILREVMQQVEWMEFTGAEGEGHWIKEPEGFDRIFEFLGAGSVES, via the coding sequence ATGGAATTCCCCGTCCCCCATATTCATGCTCACCAGGGCACCCACACTCACACTGCTATTCTACTTCACGGCCGCGGGAGCGATGGCCCCGAATTTGCTGaggatttcttttcttccatgACCTCCAAAAACAAAAATCTGGCTGATTGTCTGCTGAACTGGCGTTGGGTATTCCCGTCCTCGCGAGACCGATGGACCACCGCATTTCAAGAAGAAATGCCTGCTTGGTTCGATGCATACTCCCTGAGCAACATCGACGAACGACAGGATCTACAAGTAGAAGGGCTGAGAGAGTCTGTTGCTCATATACTCGCCATTCTTGAAAGCGAGATACGTCTCCTTGATGGGAAAACAAGCCGTGTTTATCTAGGAGGCATCAGCCAAGGGATGGCAACTGCGCTGTGGACGGTTTTCTGCGCCAGAGATACAATCAAGCAGCCACTTGGTGGAGTATTAGGATTTTGTGGCTGGTTACCATTTGCCAACAAGGCAGAAAATTTGATTCACCAGTCGGAGGCAACGAATACGCAACGTGCTCTTCCGCAGATGCAGCGCCTGGTATCTGATCTCTTTCTTACTACAATTGGTATCTCTGAGGCTACACAGGCAGTGAGTGCTGGGGACAGCGTCTCGCCCGTTTTTTCGACACCGGTTTTGTTGGGCCATGGAACAGACGATGCCTGGGTACCTGTCGAACTGGGCCAGCAGTCATTTCGAATTTTGCGAGAGGTCATGCAGCAAGTTGAGTGGATGGAGTTTACGGGTGCAGAGGGGGAGGGACATTGGATTAAGGAGCCTGAAGGGTTCGACCGTATCTTTGAGTTTTTGGGAGCGGGTTCTGTTGAAAGCTAG